A region of Epinephelus fuscoguttatus linkage group LG1, E.fuscoguttatus.final_Chr_v1 DNA encodes the following proteins:
- the rab7a gene encoding ras-related protein Rab-7a, which translates to MTSRKKVLLKVIILGDSGVGKTSLMNQYVNKKFSNQYKATIGADFLTKEVMVDDRLVTMQIWDTAGQERFQSLGVAFYRGADCCVLVFDVTAPNTFKTLDSWRDEFLIQASPRDPENFPFVVLGNKIDLENRQVTTKRAQAWCQSKNNIPYFETSAKEAINVEQAFQTIARNALKQETEVELYNEFPEPIKLDRNERAKPSAETCSC; encoded by the exons ATGACTTCAAGGAAGAAAGTACTACTCAAAGTCATCATCCTCGGAGACTCTGG AGTTGGGAAGACTTCGTTGATGAACCAGTATGTGAATAAGAAGTTCAGTAACCAGTACAAAGCCACAATAGGTGCTGATTTCCTGACGAAAGAAGTCATGGTGGATGACAGACTTGTCACAATGCAG ATTTGGGACACAGCAGGACAGGAGAGGTTCCAGTCCTTAGGTGTAGCGTTCTACCGTGGAGCAGACTGCTGCGTCCTGGTGTTCGACGTGACAGCGCCCAACACCTTCAAGACTCTAGACAGCTGGAGAGACGAGTTCTTGATCCAGGCCAGCCCTCGAGACCCGGAGAATTTCCCCTTCGTGGTGCTGGGAAACAAGATCGACTTGGAGAACAGACAG gtAACAACCAAGCGAGCACAGGCTTGGTGTCAAAGCAAGAACAACATCCCATATTTCGAGACCAGCGCCAAGGAGGCAATCAATGTGGAGCAGGCCTTCCAGACTATTGCACGCAATGCCCTTAAACAG GAGACTGAAGTGGAGCTGTACAACGAGTTCCCTGAGCCGATAAAGCTGGACAGGAACGAGCGGGCCAAGCCGTCAGCGGAGACCTGCAGCTGCTGA
- the LOC125897798 gene encoding tubulin monoglycylase TTLL3-like isoform X2: protein MRADVSMEATTCKRTPSLDSGTPPEGNVRRSFVSLPALNPERLRTAKALVDKAVKMHKVFSVQGPYPVIRAALKARGWVEQRMHHPNHHAYQRHSKEDRASSNDAGDSDDDDDNSDNVEKEDDPDGLYDLMSRLVRNEMVYFYWTNRRDAIDTNSLQKEQITNHFAKAGSFTTKAGLCVNLKNLHWFDSADPDTFFPRCYRLGAQDEKHAFIEDYRRTACTSLLKYIVEREQGVQGEGTSHNPQAVRKQSKRQSRPVILSQMIDSALKVCQEFLDSLEHRDIDISMETPQTLTKEEWAEFIDSYYLVVHDGAKIENSDHYVTFCKAMLEKLAEVCPQLDIDGMHNIWIIKPGAKSRGRGIKCAKRLDQILSVVEGDPTLIKESKWVVQKYLERPLLVHGTKFDVRQWFLVTDWNPLTVWFYKKCYLRFSTQPYSLHTLDSSVHLCNNSIQKHLRPSQQRHRSIPEDNMWSDDQFKTFLSSQGQEAQWQEVVVPGMKKGVIHALQTTQDLMKSRKNTFELYGADFMLGQDLRPWLIEVNVSPTMAPSTPVTARLCTAVQEDTLRVVLDRRADRTANTGDFQLIYKQAAVEVPKYVGINLLVEGYKMKCPCPLPPLRSSNRSAPKRRGPVKEKEPAAEKIKPLPKMLLKNAETQKNTSSRVPPPPPLPPELPVPVHIETVTLHMPVTMKSIHQPVSAQSHNVLLWKKRSEVSKVCSEKVQPSATEKQQGPPLSLEITVLKQSRQAAASTLSA from the exons ATGAGAGCTGATGTTAGTATGGAGGCCACCACATGCAAACGGACACCAAGCCTTGACAGTG GTACACCTCCTGAGGGCAATGTTCGCCGCAGTTTTGTAAGCCTACCTGCTCTTAACCCAGAGAGACTGAGGACAGCTAAAGCTCTTGTGGACAAAGCTGTCAAG ATGCATAAGGTGTTTTCTGTCCAGGGCCCTTACCCTGTCATAAGGGCAGCATTGAAAGCCAGAGGCTGGGTTGAGCAGCGCATGCACCACCCAAACCACCATGCTTACCAGCGTCACAGCAAGGAGGACAGAGCCAGCTCCAATGATGCTGGTGACAGCGATGACGATGACG ATAACTCAGACAATGTCGAGAAAGAGGACGATCCAGATGGACTGTATGATCTCATg TCTCGCCTGGTGCGGAATGAAATGGTTTATTTCTACTGGACGAACCGTAGAGACGCCATCGACACCAACAGCCTGCAAAAAGAACAGATTACCAATCATTTTGCAAAAGCAGGCAGCTTCACCACCAAG GCGGGATTGTGTGTGAACCTGAAGAACCTGCACTGGTTTGATTCAGCTGACCCAGACACCTTCTTCCCTCGCTGTTACAGACTAGGAGCGCAGGATGAGAAGCATGCTTTCATTG AGGACTACAGGAGGACAGCCTGCACCAGTTTATTGAAGTACATTGTGGAGAGGGAGCAGGGTGTTCAGGGAGAAGGAACGAGCCACAACCCTCAGGCTGTGAGGAAACAAAGCAAACGCCAATCCAGACCAGTCATCCTTTCCCAAATGATTGACAGCGCACTCAAAGTATGCCAGGAGTTTTTAGACAGTCTGGAGCATAGGGACATAGACATAAGCATGGAAACGCCACAGACTCTTACAAAGGAGGAGTGGGCCGAGTTTATCGACAGTTACTACCTTGTTGTTCA TGACGGAGCAAAGATCGAGAACAGCGATCATTATGTGACTTTCTGCAAAGCCATGCTAGAGAAGCTGGCGGAGGTCTGTCCACAGCTGGACATAGACGGCATGCACAACATCTGGATCATTAAACCTGGAGCTAAGTCCAGGGGCAGAG GTATCAAATGCGCCAAGCGCCTGGATCAGATCCTCAGTGTGGTGGAAGGTGATCCAACCCTTATCAAGGAAAGCAAGTGGGTGGTGCAGAAGTACCTGGAGCGGCCTTTGCTGGTCCATGGCACCAAATTTGACGTGCGCCAGTGGTTCTTGGTCACGGACTGGAACCCTCTGACTGTGTGGTTCTATAAAAAGTGCTACTTGCGCTTCTCTACGCAGCCTTACTCCCTTCATACACTGGACAG CTCTGTGCACCTGTGCAACAACTCCATCCAGAAGCACCTGAGACCCTCCCAACAGCGCCATCGTAGTATCCCAGAAGACAACATGTGGTCGGATGACCAGTTCAAGACTTTTTTGTCCAGCCAGGGCCAGGAGGCTCAGTGGCAAGAAGTGGTAGTCCCGGGGATGAAGAAGGGTGTGATCCATGCATTACAGACCACACAGGATCTGATGAAGTCacgaaaaaacacatttgagctCTATGGTGCTGACTTCATGTTAG GTCAGGACCTGCGTCCATGGCTGATAGAAGTCAATGTCAGTCCCACTATGGCCCCCTCCACCCCTGTGACAGCCCGCCTCTGTACCGCTGTGCAGGAGGACACATTACGAGTCGTCCTGGACCGGAGAGCAGACCGCACTGCAAACACTGGAGACTTTCAGCTCATATATAAGCAG GCAGCAGTAGAAGTGCCAAAGTATGTGGGAATCAACCTACTTGTTGAGGGCTACAAGATGAAGTGCCCCTGCCCACTTCCTCCACTGAGGTCCTCTAACCGCTCAGCACCGAAACGCCGCGGCCCTGTCAAGGAGAAGGAACCTGCAGCAGAAAAAATAAAGCCTCTGCCTAAGATGTTGTTGAAGAATGCAGAGACTCAGAaaaacaccagcagcagagttccaccacctcctcctcttcctcctgagcTGCCTGTGCCTGTCCATATTGAAACTGTAACACTTCACATGCCAGTGACTATGAAGTCCATCCACCAGCCCGTCAGTGCCCAGTCTCACAATGTACTTTTGTGGAAGAAGAGATCAGAAGTATCAAAGGTCTGCTCAGAGAAAGTCCAGCCCTCTGCCACAGAGAAGCAGCAAGGTCCTCCTTTGTCTCTGGAGATCACTGTTTTAAAACAGTCCAGACAGGCAGCCGCCAGCACCTTGAGTGCCTAA
- the hmces gene encoding abasic site processing protein HMCES has product MCGRTACTLAPDELSRACSYRNRRGQRRQPRWRDGDADKYRPSYNKSPQSMSPVLLSQRHFDKNAPVDDYVLASMRWGLVPSWFKQDDPSKMQYSTSNCRSENILEKKSYKDPLIKGQRCVILADGFYEWKKQEKNKQPFFIYFPQTQGSSQEKKGDQDDPKTSARNKENSETVCPPEKASPDLTEGGEASGEWTGWKLLTMAGLFDCWTPPDGGEPLYSYSVITVNASPNLESIHNRMPAILNGDEEVRRWLDFGAVKSLDALKLLQSKNILTFHPVSSIVNNSRNNSPECLQPVDLNSKKEPKPTGSSKMMMGWLSSTSPSKRKEPSTRESKEEQESKAGARRKSSGPLKQWLQGAKKPRTK; this is encoded by the exons ATGTGTGGAAGAACTGCGTGTACGCTTGCTCCTGACGAGTTGAGCCGAGCCTGCTCCTACAGGAACCGGCGAGGGCAGCGGAGACAGCCCCGCTGGAGGGATGGAGATGCGGACAAATACCGACCCTCGTACAACAAGAGTCCCCAGTCCATGAGCCCCGTCCTGCTGTCCCAGAGGCACTTTGATAAG AATGCTCCTGTCGATGACTATGTGTTGGCCTCCATGCGTTGGGGTCTGGTACCTTCCTGGTTCAAGCAGGATGACCCCAGCAAGATGCAGTACAGCACCAGCAATTGCCGCAGTGAGAATATCTTGGAGAAGAAATCATATAAG GATCCCCTGATAAAGGGTCAGCGCTGCGTCATCCTGGCTGATGGCTTTTATGAGTGGAAGAAGCAGGAAAAGAACAAGCAGCCTTTCTTCATATACTTCCCTCAGACTCAGGGAAGCAGCCAGGAGAAAAAAGGGGATCAGGATGACCCCAAGACCTCAGCTCGCAATAAGGAGAATTCAGAGACGGTGTGCCCTCCAGAGAAGGCCTCCCCTGACTTGACCGAG GGAGGAGAGGCATCAGGTGAGTGGACTGGATGGAAGTTGCTGACTATGGCCGGACTGTTTGACTGCTGGACACCTCCAGATGGTGGAGAACCTCTTTACAGTTACAGTGTTATCACTGTGAATGCTTCCCCAAACCTGGAAAGCATCCACAATAG GATGCCAGCAATCCTGAATGGAGACGAAGAAGTGAGAAGATGGCTGGATTTTGGGGCGGTGAAGTCTCTCGATGCCTTGAAACTGCTCCAGtctaaaaacattttgactttCCACCCCGTCTCTTCGATAGTGAATAACTCTCGCAACAACTCTCCAGAGTGCCTTCAACCAGTGGATCTTAACAGCAAAAAG GAGCCCAAACCCACAGGCAGCAGTAAGATGATGATGGGCTGGCTGTCGAGCACGTCACCTTCAAAGAGGAAGGAGCCCAGCACGCGTGAGAGCAAAGAAGAGCAAGAAAGCAAAGCAGGGGCTCGGAGGAAATCATCAGGGCCGCTTAAGCAGTGGCTTCAGGGAGCCAAGAAACCAAGAACCAAATGA
- the LOC125897798 gene encoding tubulin monoglycylase TTLL3-like isoform X1, with product MKLNRCPGTGVSTPADLSSASLTIHKAEQKERFPRRMRADVSMEATTCKRTPSLDSGTPPEGNVRRSFVSLPALNPERLRTAKALVDKAVKMHKVFSVQGPYPVIRAALKARGWVEQRMHHPNHHAYQRHSKEDRASSNDAGDSDDDDDNSDNVEKEDDPDGLYDLMSRLVRNEMVYFYWTNRRDAIDTNSLQKEQITNHFAKAGSFTTKAGLCVNLKNLHWFDSADPDTFFPRCYRLGAQDEKHAFIEDYRRTACTSLLKYIVEREQGVQGEGTSHNPQAVRKQSKRQSRPVILSQMIDSALKVCQEFLDSLEHRDIDISMETPQTLTKEEWAEFIDSYYLVVHDGAKIENSDHYVTFCKAMLEKLAEVCPQLDIDGMHNIWIIKPGAKSRGRGIKCAKRLDQILSVVEGDPTLIKESKWVVQKYLERPLLVHGTKFDVRQWFLVTDWNPLTVWFYKKCYLRFSTQPYSLHTLDSSVHLCNNSIQKHLRPSQQRHRSIPEDNMWSDDQFKTFLSSQGQEAQWQEVVVPGMKKGVIHALQTTQDLMKSRKNTFELYGADFMLGQDLRPWLIEVNVSPTMAPSTPVTARLCTAVQEDTLRVVLDRRADRTANTGDFQLIYKQAAVEVPKYVGINLLVEGYKMKCPCPLPPLRSSNRSAPKRRGPVKEKEPAAEKIKPLPKMLLKNAETQKNTSSRVPPPPPLPPELPVPVHIETVTLHMPVTMKSIHQPVSAQSHNVLLWKKRSEVSKVCSEKVQPSATEKQQGPPLSLEITVLKQSRQAAASTLSA from the exons ATGAAACTCAACCGGTGTCCCGGCACCGGAGTCAGTACACCTGCAGACCTCAG CAGTGCAAGTCTGACCATCCACAAAGCAGAGCAAAAGGAACGGTTCCCCCGAAGAATGAGAGCTGATGTTAGTATGGAGGCCACCACATGCAAACGGACACCAAGCCTTGACAGTG GTACACCTCCTGAGGGCAATGTTCGCCGCAGTTTTGTAAGCCTACCTGCTCTTAACCCAGAGAGACTGAGGACAGCTAAAGCTCTTGTGGACAAAGCTGTCAAG ATGCATAAGGTGTTTTCTGTCCAGGGCCCTTACCCTGTCATAAGGGCAGCATTGAAAGCCAGAGGCTGGGTTGAGCAGCGCATGCACCACCCAAACCACCATGCTTACCAGCGTCACAGCAAGGAGGACAGAGCCAGCTCCAATGATGCTGGTGACAGCGATGACGATGACG ATAACTCAGACAATGTCGAGAAAGAGGACGATCCAGATGGACTGTATGATCTCATg TCTCGCCTGGTGCGGAATGAAATGGTTTATTTCTACTGGACGAACCGTAGAGACGCCATCGACACCAACAGCCTGCAAAAAGAACAGATTACCAATCATTTTGCAAAAGCAGGCAGCTTCACCACCAAG GCGGGATTGTGTGTGAACCTGAAGAACCTGCACTGGTTTGATTCAGCTGACCCAGACACCTTCTTCCCTCGCTGTTACAGACTAGGAGCGCAGGATGAGAAGCATGCTTTCATTG AGGACTACAGGAGGACAGCCTGCACCAGTTTATTGAAGTACATTGTGGAGAGGGAGCAGGGTGTTCAGGGAGAAGGAACGAGCCACAACCCTCAGGCTGTGAGGAAACAAAGCAAACGCCAATCCAGACCAGTCATCCTTTCCCAAATGATTGACAGCGCACTCAAAGTATGCCAGGAGTTTTTAGACAGTCTGGAGCATAGGGACATAGACATAAGCATGGAAACGCCACAGACTCTTACAAAGGAGGAGTGGGCCGAGTTTATCGACAGTTACTACCTTGTTGTTCA TGACGGAGCAAAGATCGAGAACAGCGATCATTATGTGACTTTCTGCAAAGCCATGCTAGAGAAGCTGGCGGAGGTCTGTCCACAGCTGGACATAGACGGCATGCACAACATCTGGATCATTAAACCTGGAGCTAAGTCCAGGGGCAGAG GTATCAAATGCGCCAAGCGCCTGGATCAGATCCTCAGTGTGGTGGAAGGTGATCCAACCCTTATCAAGGAAAGCAAGTGGGTGGTGCAGAAGTACCTGGAGCGGCCTTTGCTGGTCCATGGCACCAAATTTGACGTGCGCCAGTGGTTCTTGGTCACGGACTGGAACCCTCTGACTGTGTGGTTCTATAAAAAGTGCTACTTGCGCTTCTCTACGCAGCCTTACTCCCTTCATACACTGGACAG CTCTGTGCACCTGTGCAACAACTCCATCCAGAAGCACCTGAGACCCTCCCAACAGCGCCATCGTAGTATCCCAGAAGACAACATGTGGTCGGATGACCAGTTCAAGACTTTTTTGTCCAGCCAGGGCCAGGAGGCTCAGTGGCAAGAAGTGGTAGTCCCGGGGATGAAGAAGGGTGTGATCCATGCATTACAGACCACACAGGATCTGATGAAGTCacgaaaaaacacatttgagctCTATGGTGCTGACTTCATGTTAG GTCAGGACCTGCGTCCATGGCTGATAGAAGTCAATGTCAGTCCCACTATGGCCCCCTCCACCCCTGTGACAGCCCGCCTCTGTACCGCTGTGCAGGAGGACACATTACGAGTCGTCCTGGACCGGAGAGCAGACCGCACTGCAAACACTGGAGACTTTCAGCTCATATATAAGCAG GCAGCAGTAGAAGTGCCAAAGTATGTGGGAATCAACCTACTTGTTGAGGGCTACAAGATGAAGTGCCCCTGCCCACTTCCTCCACTGAGGTCCTCTAACCGCTCAGCACCGAAACGCCGCGGCCCTGTCAAGGAGAAGGAACCTGCAGCAGAAAAAATAAAGCCTCTGCCTAAGATGTTGTTGAAGAATGCAGAGACTCAGAaaaacaccagcagcagagttccaccacctcctcctcttcctcctgagcTGCCTGTGCCTGTCCATATTGAAACTGTAACACTTCACATGCCAGTGACTATGAAGTCCATCCACCAGCCCGTCAGTGCCCAGTCTCACAATGTACTTTTGTGGAAGAAGAGATCAGAAGTATCAAAGGTCTGCTCAGAGAAAGTCCAGCCCTCTGCCACAGAGAAGCAGCAAGGTCCTCCTTTGTCTCTGGAGATCACTGTTTTAAAACAGTCCAGACAGGCAGCCGCCAGCACCTTGAGTGCCTAA